A region from the Candidatus Edwardsbacteria bacterium RifOxyA12_full_54_48 genome encodes:
- a CDS encoding cation acetate symporter, with protein sequence MNYAVSPWAIAIFCTFVVAVLAISYHFARQTKSASGFYTAGGNIHWSVNGIAFAGDYLSAASFLGICGMIAFSGYDGFLYSVGYLAGWVVAMFVVAEPIKRLGKYTFTDALNAKFNSKGIQLAAAISTLLVSIFYLIPQMVGAGSLVTPLLGLPHEFGVIMVGTLVIIIVATAGMASTTYVQFLKGGLLLVFSLILVFLVLSRGVSTKPDQGGDVPFRDFHTVKVVSWDGQNIILADNGHAVAGVFSENAGKLVFVKLVKDGQTSFWKLNPAEMLLEETQTIAVRPDGSKLYNGEPKENGKFYQVGHMSRLVENGQEVQKSGTTDFFSFIKTIKDGTVVRWLKFMGLKDGEDKVTVYYQQPIAGKEVLKPGVKFKVDSAKGATTSDKVNFISLMIALFFGTAALPHVLIRYYTVPNPASARKSTIVAIAAIGLFYMLTLYMGLGAMVNGVLDLTNDNMSAPLLAKSFGVAIFAIISALAFATVLGTVSGLIIASSGAVAHDLMDKFFKVKMDERQKVMWGKLAAVGVGIVAMVLGILFKGMNVSYLVGWAFAVAASANLPTIAMILFWKKTTSRGVLASILVGLGSALGMILMSQETINEVYHLPHIKSLIPINNPAIISVPLSFLTLVVVSLLTQRQEAARQSRNEVQEGRA encoded by the coding sequence ATGAATTACGCCGTATCGCCCTGGGCCATCGCCATCTTCTGCACTTTCGTGGTGGCAGTACTGGCCATATCGTACCATTTCGCCCGCCAGACCAAATCCGCCTCGGGGTTCTATACCGCCGGCGGCAACATCCACTGGTCGGTCAACGGCATCGCCTTCGCCGGGGACTATCTTTCGGCCGCCTCCTTTCTGGGGATCTGCGGCATGATCGCCTTCTCGGGCTACGACGGCTTCCTGTATTCCGTCGGCTATCTGGCCGGTTGGGTGGTGGCCATGTTCGTGGTGGCCGAGCCCATCAAGCGCCTGGGCAAGTACACCTTTACCGACGCCCTTAACGCCAAGTTCAATTCCAAGGGCATCCAGCTGGCGGCGGCCATCAGCACCCTGCTGGTGTCCATCTTCTACCTGATCCCCCAGATGGTGGGAGCCGGCAGCCTGGTGACCCCGCTTTTGGGCCTGCCCCATGAGTTCGGGGTGATCATGGTGGGCACCCTGGTGATCATCATCGTGGCCACGGCCGGTATGGCCTCCACCACCTATGTCCAGTTCCTCAAGGGCGGGCTGTTGCTGGTCTTCTCCCTGATACTGGTATTCCTGGTGCTGTCCCGCGGCGTTTCCACCAAGCCCGACCAAGGTGGTGACGTGCCCTTCCGCGATTTTCACACCGTCAAGGTCGTCTCCTGGGACGGCCAGAACATAATATTGGCTGACAACGGCCATGCGGTGGCGGGAGTCTTTTCCGAGAACGCCGGGAAACTGGTCTTCGTCAAGCTGGTTAAAGACGGGCAGACCTCGTTTTGGAAGCTCAATCCCGCCGAGATGCTTCTGGAGGAGACACAGACCATCGCTGTCCGGCCCGATGGCTCCAAGCTTTACAACGGGGAGCCCAAGGAGAATGGGAAATTCTACCAGGTGGGCCACATGAGCCGGTTGGTCGAAAACGGCCAGGAGGTCCAGAAGTCCGGCACCACCGATTTCTTCAGCTTCATCAAGACCATCAAGGATGGAACGGTGGTGCGCTGGCTTAAATTTATGGGCTTGAAGGATGGCGAGGATAAGGTGACGGTCTATTACCAGCAGCCTATCGCCGGCAAAGAAGTGCTCAAGCCGGGGGTGAAATTCAAGGTGGACAGCGCCAAGGGGGCCACCACCTCCGACAAGGTCAACTTCATCTCGCTGATGATCGCCCTGTTCTTCGGCACTGCGGCCCTGCCGCATGTGCTGATCCGCTACTATACGGTGCCCAACCCGGCCAGCGCCCGGAAGTCGACCATCGTGGCCATCGCCGCCATAGGCCTGTTCTATATGCTGACCCTGTACATGGGCTTGGGGGCCATGGTCAACGGGGTGCTGGACCTGACCAACGACAACATGTCGGCCCCGCTGCTGGCCAAGTCGTTCGGGGTGGCGATATTCGCCATCATCTCGGCCCTGGCCTTCGCCACGGTGCTGGGCACGGTCAGCGGACTGATCATCGCCTCCTCGGGCGCGGTGGCCCACGATCTGATGGACAAGTTCTTCAAGGTAAAGATGGACGAGCGCCAGAAAGTGATGTGGGGCAAGCTGGCCGCGGTGGGCGTCGGCATTGTCGCCATGGTGCTGGGCATTTTGTTCAAGGGGATGAACGTCTCCTACCTGGTGGGCTGGGCCTTCGCAGTGGCCGCCTCGGCCAACCTGCCGACCATCGCCATGATCCTTTTCTGGAAGAAGACCACCTCCCGCGGGGTGCTGGCCTCGATACTGGTGGGCCTGGGCTCGGCCCTGGGGATGATACTGATGTCGCAGGAGACCATCAACGAGGTCTATCACCTGCCGCATATCAAGTCCCTGATCCCCATCAACAACCCGGCCATCATCTCGGTGCCCTTAAGCTTTCTGACCCTGGTAGTGGTCTCCCTGTTGACCCAGCGCCAGGAGGCCGCCCGGCAGTCCAGAAACGAAGTTCAGGAGGGAAGGGCATGA
- a CDS encoding holo-[acyl-carrier-protein] synthase: protein MIFGIGADIVAVERFKKLKDKEEFLAQFLSSDELSHAPKINRDLFYASLFAVKESVLKALGCGLSRGSYWHDIRVTKDIRVSFSGRLLEMLPAGGGHSIHASVSEAGEFAVAYVIIENINK, encoded by the coding sequence ATGATCTTTGGCATCGGGGCCGACATAGTGGCCGTGGAACGGTTCAAAAAACTCAAGGACAAGGAAGAATTTCTGGCCCAGTTCCTCTCATCCGATGAACTGTCCCACGCTCCCAAGATCAACCGGGACCTGTTCTACGCATCTTTGTTCGCGGTCAAAGAATCCGTTCTGAAAGCCCTGGGGTGCGGCCTCAGCCGGGGATCTTACTGGCATGATATCCGGGTGACAAAGGATATCCGGGTGAGCTTCTCCGGACGGTTGTTGGAAATGCTGCCGGCCGGCGGCGGCCATTCCATCCATGCCTCGGTATCGGAAGCCGGGGAGTTCGCAGTGGCCTATGTAATAATTGAAAATATCAATAAATAG
- a CDS encoding acetate--CoA ligase — translation MSNIGSYEERYKNFDWKISEQELEYGKDGQYNIGYYCSDRICEKGLGSKPALIWEGFTGEVKKYTYDDIRAYSNTTAKFLQDQGVKPGDRVCLFMDKIPELYICFLGILKMGGIAQPLFSAFGEEALITRLDDAKTKAILTTRKHAGKVRRIRKDLPELATIIIVDADDKPLNPGEVSFGMEKLPRVEKFDIVKVERETPSVLHYTSGTTGKPKGAQHVHNSLVAQYITSKWVLDLKADDIYWCTADPGWVTGTSYGIIGPWANGVTQVVLDAGFSAQNWYAFIERMKVTMWYSAPTAIRMLMKEGFDAVKKHDLSSLRHLASVGEPLNAEAVIWSEKAFGKPFYDTFWQTETGAMMICNYPGMKVKPGSMGKPFPGIIASVVNPKTFEPVDKPGTVGLIAFRPGWPSMMRAYWNNKETYDGKFKNGWYLSGDRSSIDADGYYWFVGRDDDVINTAGHLVGPFEIESALLEHPAVAESAAVGKPDPLNMEVVKAFIALKPGFEPSSDLEMEIMNFIRKKLSPLAMPQEIEFMASMPKTRSGKIMRRMLRAKEWGEEIGDISTLEND, via the coding sequence ATGAGCAACATCGGGTCATACGAGGAGCGCTATAAGAATTTCGATTGGAAGATATCGGAACAGGAGCTGGAGTACGGAAAAGACGGGCAGTACAACATAGGCTACTACTGCAGTGACCGGATCTGCGAAAAGGGTCTGGGCTCAAAGCCGGCCCTGATCTGGGAGGGATTCACCGGCGAGGTGAAAAAATACACCTATGATGATATCCGGGCCTACAGCAACACCACCGCCAAGTTCCTCCAGGACCAGGGGGTCAAGCCGGGAGACCGGGTCTGCCTGTTCATGGACAAGATCCCCGAGCTGTACATCTGCTTCCTGGGCATCCTCAAGATGGGCGGGATCGCCCAGCCGCTGTTCTCGGCCTTCGGCGAGGAGGCGCTGATCACCCGGCTGGATGACGCCAAGACCAAGGCCATCCTCACCACCAGAAAACATGCGGGCAAGGTGCGCCGGATCCGCAAGGACCTGCCGGAGCTGGCCACCATCATCATAGTGGATGCCGATGACAAACCGCTCAATCCCGGCGAAGTCTCCTTCGGTATGGAAAAACTGCCCCGGGTGGAGAAATTCGATATTGTCAAGGTAGAGCGGGAGACCCCTTCGGTCCTGCATTACACCTCCGGCACCACCGGAAAGCCCAAGGGCGCCCAGCATGTCCACAATTCGCTGGTGGCCCAATATATCACTTCCAAGTGGGTGCTGGATCTTAAAGCCGACGACATCTACTGGTGCACCGCCGATCCCGGCTGGGTCACCGGAACCTCCTACGGCATCATCGGGCCCTGGGCCAACGGGGTCACCCAGGTGGTGCTGGACGCCGGCTTCAGCGCCCAGAACTGGTACGCCTTCATCGAGCGGATGAAGGTCACCATGTGGTATTCGGCCCCCACCGCCATCCGGATGCTGATGAAGGAGGGATTCGACGCCGTCAAGAAGCACGACCTCTCCAGTCTTCGTCACCTGGCCAGCGTGGGCGAGCCGCTCAACGCCGAGGCCGTGATCTGGTCGGAAAAAGCATTTGGCAAGCCATTCTACGACACCTTCTGGCAGACCGAGACCGGCGCCATGATGATCTGCAATTATCCCGGGATGAAGGTCAAGCCAGGCTCCATGGGCAAGCCCTTCCCCGGCATCATCGCCAGCGTGGTCAATCCCAAGACCTTCGAGCCGGTGGACAAGCCCGGCACGGTGGGCCTGATCGCCTTCCGGCCCGGCTGGCCCTCCATGATGCGGGCCTACTGGAACAACAAGGAGACCTACGACGGCAAGTTCAAGAACGGCTGGTACCTCTCGGGTGACCGCTCCAGCATCGACGCCGACGGCTACTACTGGTTCGTGGGGCGCGATGACGATGTCATCAACACGGCAGGGCACCTGGTGGGCCCGTTCGAGATCGAGTCCGCCCTGCTGGAACACCCGGCGGTGGCCGAATCGGCCGCGGTGGGCAAGCCCGACCCCCTTAACATGGAGGTGGTCAAGGCCTTCATTGCCCTTAAGCCTGGCTTCGAGCCTTCCAGCGACCTGGAGATGGAGATCATGAACTTCATTCGCAAGAAGCTGTCGCCGCTGGCCATGCCCCAGGAAATAGAGTTCATGGCCTCGATGCCCAAGACCCGGAGCGGAAAGATCATGCGCCGGATGCTGCGGGCCAAGGAGTGGGGCGAGGAGATCGGCGATATCTCGACTTTGGAAAACGATTAG
- a CDS encoding glycine C-acetyltransferase, with product MAYSSKARDFYSGELQGMKDKGIFKEERYIQSPQAASIKVEYPKGAEPKWVLNFCANNYLGLSSHPEVVKAAHQALDSRGYGLSSVRFICGTQDIHNELEEKMSEFLGMEGTCLFPSCMEANAGLFDVVLTPEDAMISDRLVHASIVDGLKLCKAQMFNYKHNSMSHLEEKLQEAQSCRLRMIITDGVFSMDGDIAPLDKICDLADKYDAMVMVDDSHATGFIGKTGRGTHEYHNVMKRVDIITTTFGKGLGGATGGSVSGPKEIAEMCRQRARPYLFSNTMPPAVVAGSIKVLELLSKSTDRRDKLEKNTKYWREGLTKAGFDLKQGDTPIVPVMLYNAKLSQDIARDLYAEGIYVTGFFFPVVAQGQARIRTQISAGHEMEHLDKALAAFTKIGQKYGILGLKKDEIIAKYGL from the coding sequence ATGGCCTATAGTTCCAAAGCCAGGGATTTCTATTCCGGAGAACTCCAGGGGATGAAGGACAAGGGGATCTTCAAGGAAGAACGATACATCCAGTCGCCCCAGGCCGCCAGCATCAAGGTGGAATACCCCAAGGGGGCCGAGCCCAAGTGGGTGCTGAACTTCTGCGCCAACAACTACCTGGGCCTGTCCAGCCACCCCGAGGTGGTCAAGGCGGCCCACCAGGCCCTGGATTCCCGGGGCTACGGGCTGTCCTCGGTCCGTTTCATCTGCGGCACCCAGGACATTCACAACGAGCTGGAAGAAAAAATGAGCGAGTTCCTGGGCATGGAGGGCACCTGCCTGTTTCCCTCCTGCATGGAGGCCAACGCCGGGCTGTTCGATGTGGTGCTGACCCCGGAGGACGCCATGATCTCCGACCGGCTGGTGCACGCCTCCATCGTCGACGGCCTGAAGCTGTGCAAGGCCCAGATGTTCAACTACAAGCACAACAGCATGTCGCACCTGGAGGAGAAACTGCAGGAGGCCCAGAGCTGCCGCCTGCGGATGATCATCACCGACGGGGTGTTCTCCATGGACGGCGACATCGCGCCGCTGGACAAGATCTGCGACCTGGCCGACAAGTACGATGCCATGGTGATGGTGGACGACTCCCACGCCACCGGGTTCATCGGCAAGACCGGCCGGGGCACCCACGAGTACCACAATGTGATGAAGCGGGTGGACATCATCACCACCACCTTCGGCAAGGGCCTGGGCGGCGCCACCGGCGGCTCGGTCAGCGGCCCGAAAGAAATTGCCGAGATGTGCCGGCAGAGGGCCCGTCCCTACCTGTTCTCCAACACCATGCCTCCGGCGGTGGTGGCCGGGTCCATCAAGGTTCTGGAACTGCTGTCCAAATCCACCGACCGCAGGGACAAGCTGGAGAAGAACACCAAGTATTGGCGCGAGGGCCTGACCAAGGCCGGGTTCGACCTGAAGCAGGGCGACACCCCCATCGTTCCGGTAATGCTGTACAACGCCAAGCTGTCCCAGGACATCGCCCGAGACCTTTACGCCGAGGGGATCTATGTGACGGGCTTCTTCTTCCCGGTGGTGGCCCAAGGGCAGGCCCGGATAAGGACCCAGATCTCGGCCGGGCACGAGATGGAGCATCTGGACAAGGCCCTGGCGGCCTTCACCAAGATCGGCCAGAAGTACGGGATACTGGGGCTGAAGAAGGACGAGATCATCGCCAAGTACGGGCTGTAA
- a CDS encoding glycine C-acetyltransferase, translating to MALHIKVKEFYRNELVELQNADLFKEERYIHTPQAASIKVEYPANSPQKEVINFCANNYLGLSSHPAIVAAAQKGLQERGFGLSSVRFICGTQDKHKELERKIAKFLGMEDAILYSSCFDANLGVFEALLGEEDALISDELNHASIIDGIRLCKAERRRFKHMDMHDLEAHLKQTMNKRFRMIVTDGVFSMDGDLAPLEQICNLAESYEAMVLVDESHASGFVGPTGRGTHEHFDVMGRVDIITTTFGKALGGASGGCISSSQEIINILRQRSRPYLFSNTISPSVVAATIKAIEMMETSTALRDKVMSNALYFRQNMKEAGFDIREGIHPIVPIILHQAEIVQQMSRMLYDEGIYVVGFFYPVVPRGRARIRVQISAAHEREHLDKAIEAFTKVGKKLGVLKPN from the coding sequence ATGGCACTTCACATCAAGGTAAAGGAATTTTACCGCAACGAACTGGTGGAACTGCAGAACGCCGATCTTTTCAAGGAGGAGCGCTACATCCACACGCCCCAGGCGGCCAGCATCAAGGTGGAATACCCGGCCAACTCGCCCCAGAAGGAGGTCATCAACTTCTGCGCAAACAACTATCTTGGCCTTTCCAGCCATCCGGCCATCGTGGCCGCGGCCCAAAAGGGCCTGCAAGAACGGGGCTTCGGGCTGTCCTCGGTCCGGTTCATCTGCGGCACCCAGGACAAACACAAGGAGCTGGAGCGGAAGATCGCCAAATTCCTGGGCATGGAGGACGCCATCCTGTATTCCTCCTGCTTTGACGCCAACCTGGGCGTGTTCGAGGCTCTGCTGGGCGAGGAGGACGCCCTGATCTCGGACGAGCTGAACCACGCCTCCATCATCGACGGCATCAGATTATGCAAGGCCGAGCGGCGCCGCTTCAAGCACATGGACATGCACGACCTGGAAGCTCACCTGAAGCAGACCATGAACAAACGCTTCCGGATGATCGTCACCGACGGGGTGTTCTCCATGGACGGCGACCTGGCCCCGCTGGAGCAGATCTGCAACCTGGCGGAATCCTACGAGGCCATGGTGCTGGTGGATGAAAGCCACGCCAGCGGCTTCGTGGGCCCCACCGGCCGCGGCACCCATGAGCATTTCGACGTGATGGGCCGGGTGGACATCATCACCACCACCTTCGGCAAGGCGCTGGGCGGGGCCTCTGGTGGATGCATCAGCTCCAGCCAGGAGATCATCAACATCCTGCGCCAGCGCTCCCGGCCCTACCTGTTCTCCAACACCATCAGCCCATCCGTTGTTGCCGCCACCATCAAGGCCATCGAGATGATGGAGACATCCACCGCCCTGCGCGACAAGGTGATGAGCAACGCACTGTACTTCAGGCAGAATATGAAGGAGGCCGGGTTCGACATCCGGGAGGGGATACACCCCATAGTGCCCATCATTCTGCACCAGGCCGAGATCGTCCAGCAGATGTCCCGGATGCTTTACGACGAGGGCATCTATGTGGTCGGGTTCTTCTACCCGGTGGTGCCGCGGGGCCGGGCTAGGATCCGGGTCCAGATATCTGCGGCGCACGAGCGGGAGCATTTGGACAAGGCCATCGAAGCTTTTACCAAGGTTGGGAAGAAGCTGGGGGTACTTAAACCTAATTAA